A DNA window from Patescibacteria group bacterium contains the following coding sequences:
- a CDS encoding recombinase RecT — MAISQEMSPERWSLLKRTYAKDGTDDEFWMYLNFCKARGVSLASQEIYFSKFGGKVCFLTSYHNILAKCQETGQFEGMTQALFCGPDGVWKELWTEEKPPFACKIGVFRKVFREACWTIRYYSEAVQPNPQWKKQPLQMLRKCAIADALRLAFDDVLRGIYITEEMPMAQAAMAKVSEPREPPPTPVLPDPSSEKWEFEDVPDCYLPPDLQGKKLSFERLAVDETLFYASQGKQTKARAVIHRWATGQNWPEALREIGEKLLEKYPKKYQPQTASELLERLAPKDAEAQSELQASLQEIPPASLLAGMPTQSQD, encoded by the coding sequence ATGGCAATATCGCAAGAAATGAGTCCAGAAAGATGGTCACTTTTGAAACGAACTTATGCTAAGGATGGTACAGATGACGAATTTTGGATGTACCTAAACTTCTGTAAAGCGCGCGGAGTAAGCCTTGCAAGCCAGGAAATCTATTTCTCGAAGTTTGGTGGAAAAGTATGTTTCCTGACATCGTACCACAATATTTTGGCCAAATGCCAGGAAACTGGTCAATTTGAAGGAATGACACAAGCATTATTTTGTGGGCCTGACGGAGTCTGGAAGGAACTTTGGACAGAGGAAAAACCTCCTTTCGCCTGCAAAATCGGGGTTTTCCGGAAGGTATTTCGTGAAGCGTGTTGGACGATTCGCTATTACTCCGAAGCCGTCCAACCAAACCCCCAATGGAAAAAGCAGCCTTTGCAGATGCTTCGCAAGTGCGCTATTGCTGACGCTTTACGTCTTGCATTCGATGACGTTCTTCGTGGAATCTATATCACGGAAGAAATGCCGATGGCTCAGGCCGCCATGGCCAAAGTTTCAGAACCTCGCGAACCACCACCCACGCCCGTTCTCCCCGATCCATCTTCGGAGAAGTGGGAATTTGAGGACGTTCCGGACTGCTATCTACCCCCCGATTTGCAGGGAAAAAAACTTTCGTTTGAACGCCTGGCCGTGGATGAAACTTTGTTTTATGCTTCGCAAGGAAAGCAAACAAAAGCTAGAGCAGTAATTCATCGATGGGCAACTGGTCAGAATTGGCCGGAAGCGCTCCGCGAGATTGGGGAAAAACTATTGGAAAAGTACCCCAAAAAATACCAGCCACAAACAGCATCTGAATTGCTCGAAAGGCTTGCTCCTAAAGACGCAGAAGCACAATCTGAGTTGCAAGCATCGTTGCAAGAAATTCCTCCGGCGTCGTTGCTGGCTGGAATGCCGACGCAGTCACAAGATTAA
- a CDS encoding ERCC4 domain-containing protein — MKEKKCVAVIDTREQLPLRLEDFGLETVKGTLAWGDYSLAGLEKLVALERKSIDDFTACCGKERGRFEKEVLALRGYPVKAIVCEFKFSDILAHNYRSKITPESVVGSIERWIISGIPFLMAETPDGAAWFVAGILKKVYADVVNQQFWGG, encoded by the coding sequence GTGAAAGAAAAAAAATGCGTGGCCGTAATTGACACACGCGAGCAACTGCCGTTGAGGCTGGAAGATTTTGGACTGGAAACGGTTAAGGGAACGTTAGCGTGGGGTGATTACTCCCTAGCGGGGCTAGAAAAACTTGTGGCACTAGAACGCAAGTCGATAGACGATTTTACGGCGTGTTGTGGAAAAGAGCGTGGACGATTCGAGAAGGAAGTCCTTGCGCTGCGCGGCTATCCGGTGAAGGCGATAGTCTGCGAGTTCAAGTTTTCCGACATTCTTGCCCATAACTATCGATCAAAAATTACTCCTGAAAGCGTGGTCGGCTCGATCGAACGATGGATTATTTCGGGAATCCCGTTTTTAATGGCAGAGACTCCCGACGGAGCAGCCTGGTTTGTGGCGGGGATTCTCAAAAAAGTGTACGCGGACGTGGTAAACCAACAATTTTGGGGAGGGTAG
- the ssb gene encoding single-stranded DNA-binding protein, protein MADLNEVRLIGRLTRDPELRTTPGGASICTFGLATNRKYKANDGKITDETTFVDITCWGKVAENVSKYMKKGRLIYVGGRLKFESWDDKQTGQKRNKLSVVAESVQFLDFGDKQSATAGQPAASSETPPPPNAWSGDPYLGEPPF, encoded by the coding sequence ATGGCAGATTTAAATGAAGTGCGTCTAATTGGCCGTCTAACGAGAGACCCCGAATTGCGCACCACGCCAGGCGGCGCATCAATTTGCACGTTCGGCCTGGCCACTAATCGCAAGTACAAGGCTAACGACGGCAAGATTACGGACGAAACCACGTTCGTAGACATAACTTGTTGGGGGAAAGTTGCGGAAAACGTCAGCAAATACATGAAAAAAGGTAGGCTGATATACGTCGGTGGCCGCCTAAAATTCGAAAGTTGGGATGACAAACAGACAGGCCAAAAGCGAAACAAACTAAGCGTGGTGGCTGAAAGCGTACAGTTTTTGGATTTTGGCGACAAACAGTCTGCGACGGCTGGCCAGCCCGCGGCATCGTCAGAAACACCGCCACCGCCAAACGCTTGGAGTGGAGACCCTTACCTTGGGGAACCACCGTTCTAA